A part of Bacillus thuringiensis genomic DNA contains:
- the putP gene encoding sodium/proline symporter PutP gives MSTQMLTLTSISIYMLGMLVIGYFAYKRTSNLTDYMLGGRTLGPAVTALSAGASDMSGWLLMGLPGAMFSVGLSSSWIAIGLTLGAYANWLYVAPRLRTYSEIANNSITIPEFLEHRFHDKSHMLRLVSGLVIMIFFTFYVASGLVSGAVLFENSFGMNYHVGLFIVAGVVVAYTLFGGFLAVSWTDFVQGIIMVIALILVPIVTIMNSNGLGPAFDTIRSVDPTRLDIFKGASTLGMISLFAWGLGYVGQPHIIVRFMAISSVKEIKSARRIGMSWMIFSVVGAMFTGLIGIAYYSQQELTLSNPETIFLELGKILFHPLITGFLLAAILAAIMSTISSQLLVTSSAITEDLYRTFFKRSASDKELVFVGRMAVLVIALVGCALAFKQNDTILALVGYAWAGFGSSFGPAILLSLYWKRMTKWGALAGMISGAATVIIWTQFKFLKDFLYEMIPGFAISLLVIIIVSLLTKPSKEVEEQFENFEKHHSHNL, from the coding sequence ATGAGTACGCAGATGTTAACTTTAACTTCAATCTCTATCTACATGCTCGGGATGTTAGTAATTGGCTATTTCGCCTATAAACGAACGTCCAACTTAACAGATTATATGCTTGGCGGGCGTACACTAGGCCCCGCAGTAACAGCATTAAGCGCTGGAGCATCCGATATGAGTGGTTGGCTTTTAATGGGATTACCCGGTGCAATGTTTAGCGTTGGATTAAGTAGTAGTTGGATTGCGATCGGCCTAACACTAGGCGCATACGCAAACTGGCTATATGTCGCTCCTCGCTTACGTACCTACTCTGAAATTGCAAACAACTCTATTACTATCCCAGAATTTTTGGAACACCGTTTCCACGACAAATCTCATATGCTACGCTTAGTATCCGGACTTGTTATTATGATTTTCTTTACTTTTTATGTAGCTTCAGGATTAGTTTCAGGCGCCGTATTATTTGAAAATTCATTTGGTATGAACTACCACGTTGGATTATTCATTGTAGCTGGCGTTGTTGTAGCTTACACATTATTTGGTGGTTTCTTAGCAGTAAGTTGGACAGACTTCGTGCAAGGAATCATTATGGTAATTGCTCTTATTCTTGTTCCTATCGTAACAATTATGAATTCGAACGGACTTGGACCTGCATTTGATACAATTCGTTCTGTAGATCCAACACGTTTAGATATTTTTAAAGGTGCCTCTACTTTGGGGATGATTTCTTTATTTGCATGGGGCCTTGGTTATGTTGGACAACCTCATATTATCGTACGCTTTATGGCGATTTCTTCTGTAAAAGAAATTAAAAGCGCACGAAGAATTGGTATGAGCTGGATGATTTTCTCTGTTGTCGGAGCTATGTTTACTGGCCTTATCGGTATTGCTTACTACTCACAACAAGAGTTAACATTATCTAACCCGGAAACAATTTTCCTTGAACTAGGAAAAATTTTATTCCATCCACTTATTACTGGATTTTTATTAGCAGCGATTTTAGCAGCGATTATGAGTACAATTTCATCTCAGTTGCTCGTTACTTCTAGTGCTATAACAGAAGATTTATATCGTACATTCTTTAAACGTTCTGCTTCTGATAAAGAGCTTGTATTTGTTGGCCGTATGGCTGTACTTGTTATTGCATTAGTTGGGTGCGCATTAGCGTTTAAACAAAATGATACGATTTTAGCTCTTGTTGGATACGCTTGGGCTGGATTTGGTTCTTCATTCGGACCTGCTATTTTATTAAGCTTATACTGGAAACGCATGACAAAATGGGGTGCGCTTGCTGGTATGATTTCAGGTGCCGCTACAGTAATTATTTGGACTCAATTCAAATTCTTAAAAGATTTCTTATATGAAATGATTCCTGGATTCGCTATTAGTTTACTAGTAATCATAATTGTTAGTTTACTAACTAAACCTTCAAAAGAAGTTGAAGAGCAATTTGAGAACTTCGAAAAACACCATAGTCATAATCTATAA
- a CDS encoding PH domain-containing protein, which produces MEFPSKKDIWLYPIFFVVIGACFAPLFAGREYFLLFFTIPLAILCIWSWFSTKYIVREEAIIIRSGFVKKRIFIRDIKQISNTKNPIAAYALSFDRLEIVYGAHQTEIISPKDKDQFINHVKSKNSHIEIK; this is translated from the coding sequence GTGGAATTTCCATCAAAAAAAGATATATGGTTATATCCAATTTTTTTCGTTGTCATTGGAGCGTGTTTTGCTCCCCTATTTGCAGGGAGAGAATATTTTCTTTTATTTTTTACAATTCCGTTAGCGATATTATGTATTTGGAGTTGGTTTTCAACAAAATATATTGTCAGAGAAGAGGCAATTATTATTAGATCGGGTTTCGTTAAAAAACGCATATTTATACGAGATATAAAACAAATTTCAAATACGAAAAATCCAATAGCAGCTTATGCCTTATCATTTGATCGACTTGAAATTGTTTACGGCGCACATCAAACAGAAATTATTTCTCCTAAAGATAAAGACCAATTCATCAATCACGTTAAAAGTAAAAATTCACACATTGAAATAAAGTAA
- a CDS encoding GNAT family N-acetyltransferase, with protein sequence MHAQIVQTDEQLRDAFSVRKQVFVNEQQVSAEEEYDEFEEISTHVVIYDNDVPVGAGRFRTIDGIGKMERICVLASHRKKGIGKIVMDALEAYAKENSLSKLKLHAQTHAEDFYKKLGYVTNSNVFMEANIPHIVMIKEL encoded by the coding sequence TTGCATGCACAGATCGTACAAACGGACGAACAACTAAGAGACGCATTCTCTGTACGTAAGCAAGTATTTGTGAATGAACAACAAGTGTCTGCTGAAGAAGAGTATGATGAGTTTGAAGAAATTTCAACACACGTTGTTATATATGATAATGATGTTCCAGTTGGTGCTGGTCGTTTTCGCACCATTGATGGAATAGGAAAAATGGAACGCATTTGCGTACTAGCTTCCCATCGTAAAAAAGGCATTGGAAAAATTGTTATGGATGCACTTGAAGCGTATGCGAAGGAAAACTCGCTATCAAAATTAAAGCTGCACGCCCAAACACATGCTGAAGATTTCTATAAGAAACTTGGATATGTAACGAATTCTAATGTATTCATGGAAGCAAATATTCCTCACATCGTTATGATAAAAGAATTGTAA
- a CDS encoding alpha/beta hydrolase, whose product MNQTIGRIEEISFYSASLQEDVTLLVYLPVNYTALHKHTVVIAQDGRDYFQLGKAHRVIERLRETEEIDRTIIVGIPYKNVHDRKEKYFPNEVKNAAYIRFLAHELAPYIDENYPTYQMGKGRVLIGDSLGGTVSFMTALMYPHTFGKVVMQSPFVDETVMNLAKDFKNPEALELYHVIGTEETAVKRTDGQVSDFVQPNRELNTLLTDRNFITHYEEFEGNHTWKYWQTDLPKAFSHILSMK is encoded by the coding sequence ATGAATCAAACAATCGGGAGAATTGAAGAAATTTCATTTTATAGCGCATCACTTCAAGAAGATGTTACACTTCTCGTTTACTTACCGGTAAATTACACAGCACTGCACAAACATACAGTGGTAATTGCACAAGATGGTAGAGATTATTTTCAGCTTGGTAAAGCGCACCGTGTAATTGAGCGTCTTCGTGAAACTGAAGAAATTGACCGTACAATTATTGTCGGTATTCCATATAAAAATGTACACGATCGTAAAGAAAAATATTTCCCAAATGAAGTGAAAAACGCTGCATATATCCGTTTCCTTGCTCATGAACTTGCACCATATATCGATGAAAATTATCCAACGTACCAAATGGGAAAAGGTCGTGTGTTAATTGGTGATTCTCTTGGCGGGACAGTTTCCTTTATGACTGCACTTATGTATCCGCATACATTCGGTAAAGTCGTTATGCAATCACCATTTGTTGATGAAACAGTGATGAACTTAGCAAAAGACTTCAAAAATCCGGAGGCGCTAGAACTTTATCACGTCATTGGGACAGAAGAAACAGCTGTAAAGCGCACGGATGGACAAGTATCTGATTTCGTACAGCCGAACCGTGAGCTCAATACGCTTCTGACAGATAGAAATTTCATCACGCATTACGAGGAGTTTGAAGGTAACCATACGTGGAAATATTGGCAAACTGATTTACCGAAAGCCTTCTCTCATATTCTATCAATGAAATAA
- a CDS encoding DUF4386 domain-containing protein — protein sequence MTKRKYALFAGFSLLVMAFIAFFSYGFVHENLVVQEDASATFHNIQTSNSLFKAEIFGWIIIFITDIVAAWALYFFLKPIHTSLSLLAALLRLMYTAILGIAIFNLTFVLLLSKSTVANSEAYTMLFLEAFKYIWSVGLIIFGLHLFTLGYVTFLSKQIPKLISVLLFIAAIGYIVIHVMNTLFSQYDTLIAIIQSLFQLPMIAGELGLAIWLLLKGGKSTT from the coding sequence ATGACTAAACGAAAGTATGCCTTATTTGCTGGCTTTTCTCTTCTTGTTATGGCATTCATTGCATTTTTTTCTTACGGTTTTGTTCATGAAAATCTCGTTGTACAAGAAGATGCGAGCGCGACATTCCATAATATCCAAACTTCAAATTCACTTTTCAAAGCGGAAATCTTCGGTTGGATTATCATTTTCATTACTGATATTGTCGCCGCGTGGGCTCTTTATTTCTTTCTAAAACCAATTCATACTAGCCTCTCATTACTAGCTGCCTTGCTTCGTCTTATGTATACAGCGATACTTGGGATTGCTATATTCAATTTAACATTTGTATTACTTCTTTCAAAAAGTACAGTTGCTAATTCAGAAGCATATACAATGTTATTTCTAGAAGCTTTTAAATACATTTGGTCTGTAGGGTTAATCATTTTCGGCTTACATCTTTTCACTTTAGGATATGTAACTTTTCTATCTAAACAAATACCGAAATTGATTAGTGTATTACTATTCATCGCTGCTATCGGTTATATCGTAATTCACGTCATGAATACACTGTTTTCACAATATGATACGCTCATCGCAATCATACAATCACTGTTCCAATTACCTATGATTGCAGGTGAATTAGGACTTGCGATATGGCTACTGTTGAAAGGTGGTAAATCCACTACTTAA
- a CDS encoding Crp/Fnr family transcriptional regulator, whose amino-acid sequence MEEILKKYMQNLTTLSEEEQHMILSELQIGEYKKGTVLLRQGDVPSKCYFVLKGCVRQHCIDEAGKEVTSNFYTEEQAIANFNHHKQDKSSPYTLTCLEDCLVVVGDLYSEKDMYKKYSQLEEMTRKMVEYNFGEVQDELALFISSTPEERYKALLQKRPHLIDRVPQYQLASYLGITPESLSRIKKRIK is encoded by the coding sequence ATGGAAGAAATATTAAAGAAGTATATGCAGAACCTTACAACACTAAGTGAAGAAGAGCAGCACATGATTCTCAGTGAATTACAAATTGGCGAATATAAAAAAGGAACAGTGCTCCTAAGGCAAGGAGATGTTCCTTCGAAATGTTATTTTGTATTAAAAGGATGCGTGAGACAACATTGTATAGATGAAGCCGGGAAAGAAGTTACATCAAATTTTTATACAGAAGAACAAGCAATCGCAAATTTTAATCATCATAAACAAGATAAATCATCCCCGTATACGTTAACGTGTCTAGAAGATTGTCTAGTTGTAGTTGGCGACCTGTATAGTGAAAAGGACATGTATAAGAAATATTCACAGTTAGAAGAAATGACGCGTAAAATGGTCGAGTATAATTTTGGTGAAGTACAAGATGAACTTGCCTTATTTATCTCATCGACACCAGAAGAACGATATAAAGCATTATTACAAAAACGACCGCATTTAATCGATCGAGTTCCTCAATATCAATTGGCGAGTTATCTAGGTATTACGCCAGAGTCATTAAGTAGAATTAAGAAACGAATTAAGTAG
- a CDS encoding Ig-like domain-containing protein has product MLAAFQQQQTRKFSPITNTSASRLNIQPNPPKISIAPSVISVIGVHMEKNKLKVRTGQSTELSASVLPVQATNTELIWTNMNADVITLYPQGDTVTITGKSAGRAVVIVTTAEGKFRDLCIIHVQPYMTNPK; this is encoded by the coding sequence ATGTTAGCAGCTTTCCAGCAACAACAAACACGAAAATTTTCACCTATCACAAATACTTCTGCTTCTCGTTTAAACATACAACCTAATCCACCCAAAATTTCTATTGCTCCTTCTGTTATTTCAGTCATTGGTGTTCATATGGAAAAAAATAAGTTAAAAGTAAGAACTGGACAAAGCACTGAGTTATCAGCTTCTGTTTTGCCAGTACAAGCAACGAATACGGAACTTATTTGGACAAATATGAATGCTGATGTTATCACACTGTATCCACAAGGAGATACGGTAACGATTACCGGAAAAAGTGCAGGTAGAGCAGTCGTAATTGTTACAACTGCTGAAGGAAAGTTCCGTGACCTATGCATTATTCATGTACAACCTTATATGACAAATCCAAAGTAA
- a CDS encoding DMT family transporter: MKQERSIALPLAISIIAISFAAVFVKMSSAPSSILSMYRLWIIVLIMLPIVWKKREEFSKIRIKDWGFLVGSGFFLALHFLLWFESLKHTTVASSTIILALQPIVSLVGGFFLFKERTTYSAIATMGIAILGVMCIGWGDLGLSEQAIYGDILSFLSVIAVVGYLFIGQTIVKKVSHWIYSFTVFAFAGIFMGIYNIVLQVPFTGYTKWDWTVFLLLAVVPTVSHVINNWLLNYVNATTISMSILGEPVGASILAFFLLGERLNAMQIIGSMLVLFGVSVFLLQQQKRTAKNVVNEPAYTQEL; this comes from the coding sequence TTGAAACAAGAAAGATCAATCGCACTACCATTAGCAATTTCCATTATAGCCATTTCATTCGCAGCAGTTTTTGTAAAGATGTCCTCAGCACCATCTTCCATATTAAGTATGTACCGATTATGGATTATCGTACTTATTATGCTGCCAATCGTTTGGAAAAAACGGGAAGAATTTAGTAAGATTCGAATAAAAGATTGGGGATTTTTAGTTGGATCTGGTTTCTTTTTAGCACTTCATTTTCTTTTATGGTTTGAATCTTTAAAGCATACGACAGTTGCTAGTTCGACGATTATTTTAGCGCTTCAACCAATCGTATCTTTAGTTGGGGGTTTTTTCTTATTTAAAGAAAGAACGACATACTCAGCCATTGCGACAATGGGAATTGCGATATTAGGCGTAATGTGTATTGGTTGGGGAGACTTAGGACTAAGTGAACAAGCAATTTATGGAGATATATTATCCTTTTTAAGTGTAATAGCGGTTGTCGGTTATTTATTTATCGGGCAAACGATAGTAAAGAAAGTATCACACTGGATTTACAGCTTTACAGTTTTTGCATTCGCAGGTATTTTTATGGGGATTTATAATATAGTGTTGCAAGTGCCTTTTACAGGTTATACGAAGTGGGATTGGACCGTTTTTCTTTTACTTGCGGTTGTACCGACAGTGTCACACGTCATTAATAATTGGTTATTAAACTACGTAAATGCAACAACAATTTCAATGAGTATTTTAGGAGAACCTGTTGGAGCATCTATACTGGCGTTCTTCTTACTCGGGGAAAGACTAAATGCCATGCAAATTATCGGTAGCATGCTCGTATTGTTTGGCGTATCTGTTTTCTTACTACAACAACAAAAACGAACAGCAAAAAATGTAGTAAATGAGCCGGCGTATACACAGGAATTATAA
- a CDS encoding YjcG family protein: MKLGIVIFPSKMIQDKANGLRKRYDPHYALVPPHITLKTPFETQDEQLESIVKELHKIASKTNPFTLHVGKVGSFAPVNNVLYFKVEKTPELTFLNEEMHHEFFTQEREYAFVPHLTIGQGLSDAEHADVLGRLRMKDFYYEQPIDRFHLLYQLENGTWTVHETFHLGKGNN; this comes from the coding sequence ATGAAATTAGGCATTGTAATTTTTCCATCTAAAATGATTCAAGATAAAGCGAACGGATTGCGTAAACGTTATGATCCGCACTACGCATTAGTTCCGCCACACATTACATTGAAAACACCCTTTGAGACGCAAGATGAACAATTAGAATCGATTGTAAAAGAGTTACATAAAATCGCAAGTAAAACGAACCCTTTCACCCTTCACGTCGGAAAAGTTGGTTCATTCGCACCTGTTAATAATGTTCTTTATTTTAAAGTAGAAAAAACACCTGAACTTACTTTCTTAAATGAAGAAATGCATCATGAATTCTTTACACAAGAACGCGAATACGCTTTCGTACCTCATTTAACAATTGGACAAGGCTTATCAGATGCAGAGCATGCTGATGTATTAGGTCGATTACGTATGAAAGATTTCTATTATGAACAACCAATTGATCGCTTCCACCTTCTATATCAATTAGAAAACGGAACATGGACTGTACACGAAACATTCCACCTTGGAAAGGGGAACAACTAA
- a CDS encoding ATP-dependent helicase: MTQEKFSQKSLTHADIPRATYHIPKTSTHLIMEEDADAAYFRALEQQNVFLNEKQLEAVRTTEGPVLTLAGAGSGKTSVLTTRVGYLVNVKQVHPRNILLLTFTQKAAEEIRNRVANLPGMNRAASSYVVAGTFHSVFLKLLRSQGYNQQILANEKHKQIMIKKILKELRLKDDYDAETMLAMISLEKNKLNRPKDVKTTTPVEQEFKEVYERFEEVKQRYNYIDFDDILLETYYMLENNAPLLTQLQQRFHYIEVDEFQDTSYAQYEIVKLLATPRNNLFIAGDDDQAIYGWRGASHQIILSFPKEFDNTTIIALNTNYRSNPFIVGLGNEVIKLNQERFDKELYSVREEGVQPFYARPATTLDEANQILQLIQEKVESGERNFKDFCLLYRTHSVSRSLLDQLTIHKIPFIKHGASQSFYEHSLIKPVLDHLRLVIEPFRLESLSNILPTMYIGRDDCISFIEREQWKYGEGRFPSLLHFLLLNPSLKPFQVKKVNERIDFIKFIKELEPKKALKEIIHGKGKYLEYLQSNDRSSFTMHKDIQEEMLEELMESATRFTDIPAYLQFIDEAIQGQKEMEALKTMPEKDAVSLMSIHNAKGLEFPCVFLLGASDGILPHTSSLKDANDRVTETSEALEEERRLLYVAITRAKEELYISSPQFFRGKKLDISRFLYTARKDLPEKTSTK; this comes from the coding sequence ATGACACAAGAAAAATTTTCACAAAAATCATTAACGCACGCTGATATTCCGCGTGCAACATATCATATTCCGAAAACATCTACCCATTTAATTATGGAAGAAGATGCAGATGCAGCGTATTTCCGCGCTCTCGAACAACAAAATGTATTTTTAAATGAAAAACAATTAGAAGCCGTGCGAACGACAGAAGGCCCTGTTCTTACATTAGCTGGTGCTGGAAGCGGGAAAACATCTGTTTTAACAACCCGCGTAGGTTATTTAGTAAATGTAAAACAAGTTCATCCGCGCAATATTTTATTACTTACATTTACACAAAAAGCAGCTGAAGAAATCCGAAACCGTGTAGCAAATTTACCAGGTATGAATCGTGCAGCAAGTAGCTACGTTGTTGCTGGTACATTCCACTCTGTCTTTTTAAAATTGCTTCGTAGTCAAGGATATAATCAGCAAATTTTAGCAAACGAAAAACATAAACAAATTATGATAAAGAAAATTTTAAAAGAGTTACGCTTAAAAGACGATTATGATGCTGAAACGATGCTCGCTATGATTTCACTTGAGAAAAACAAATTGAATCGTCCAAAAGATGTAAAAACAACAACACCCGTTGAACAAGAATTTAAAGAAGTATACGAGCGTTTTGAAGAAGTAAAACAACGATATAATTATATTGATTTCGATGACATCCTATTAGAAACATATTATATGTTAGAAAATAACGCTCCTTTGCTTACCCAATTACAACAACGTTTCCACTATATTGAAGTAGATGAGTTCCAAGATACATCGTATGCACAATATGAAATTGTAAAATTGTTAGCCACGCCAAGAAATAATTTATTTATCGCAGGTGATGACGACCAGGCGATATACGGCTGGCGAGGAGCAAGTCACCAAATTATTTTATCTTTTCCAAAAGAATTTGATAACACTACTATTATCGCACTGAATACAAATTATCGATCCAATCCTTTTATCGTCGGACTTGGAAATGAAGTTATCAAACTAAATCAAGAGCGTTTTGATAAAGAGCTATATTCTGTGCGCGAAGAAGGTGTACAACCTTTTTACGCAAGACCTGCTACGACTCTTGATGAAGCAAATCAAATTTTGCAGCTCATTCAAGAAAAAGTAGAGAGCGGCGAACGAAACTTTAAAGATTTTTGTTTACTGTATCGCACACATTCTGTAAGCCGTTCGTTACTTGATCAGCTTACCATTCATAAAATCCCGTTTATTAAGCACGGGGCGAGTCAATCATTTTATGAACATTCTTTAATTAAGCCTGTATTAGATCATTTAAGACTGGTGATTGAACCGTTTCGATTAGAATCACTTTCAAACATATTGCCCACGATGTATATCGGGCGTGATGATTGTATTTCATTTATTGAACGTGAACAATGGAAGTATGGTGAGGGGCGCTTCCCTTCTCTTCTTCATTTCTTATTATTAAATCCAAGCTTAAAACCTTTTCAAGTGAAAAAGGTAAATGAGCGTATCGATTTTATTAAATTTATAAAAGAATTAGAACCGAAAAAAGCATTAAAAGAAATTATTCATGGTAAAGGAAAGTATTTAGAGTACTTACAAAGTAACGATCGTTCTTCCTTTACAATGCATAAAGATATACAAGAAGAAATGTTAGAAGAATTAATGGAGTCTGCAACTCGTTTCACCGATATTCCAGCATATTTACAATTTATTGATGAAGCAATTCAAGGTCAAAAAGAAATGGAAGCATTAAAAACAATGCCGGAAAAAGATGCTGTTTCGCTTATGTCTATTCATAACGCAAAAGGCCTTGAATTTCCATGCGTCTTTTTACTTGGAGCGAGCGATGGTATTCTCCCTCATACTTCTTCTTTAAAAGATGCAAATGATCGTGTTACAGAGACGTCTGAAGCTTTAGAAGAAGAACGTCGACTGCTTTATGTCGCCATTACACGTGCGAAAGAAGAACTTTACATTTCCTCTCCGCAATTTTTTAGAGGAAAAAAATTAGATATCTCTCGTTTTTTATATACTGCGCGAAAAGATTTACCTGAAAAGACATCCACTAAATAA
- a CDS encoding aminodeoxychorismate/anthranilate synthase component II, giving the protein MIVLIDNYDSFTYNLYQLLGEYEEDIVVVRNDQITIEQLEGMNPTGIVLSPGPGKPEDAGICIEVIRHFYKNVPILGICLGHQAIISAFGGEIVRAERIKHGKTSRVKHNGTSIFSYVTQPLTAMRYHSLVAAQTSLPQCFDILATAMDDGEIMAVRHNYYPLFGLQFHPESIATEEGGKLIRAFLGEVKEEERV; this is encoded by the coding sequence ATGATTGTACTAATTGATAACTATGATTCATTCACATATAACTTGTATCAACTGTTAGGTGAATACGAAGAAGATATTGTAGTCGTAAGAAATGATCAAATAACGATAGAACAGCTAGAAGGGATGAATCCTACAGGAATTGTGCTTTCACCAGGACCAGGAAAACCAGAGGATGCTGGCATTTGTATCGAAGTGATTCGTCATTTTTATAAGAACGTTCCCATATTAGGCATTTGCCTCGGACATCAGGCAATTATATCAGCATTTGGAGGAGAAATTGTTAGAGCAGAGCGCATTAAGCATGGAAAAACATCACGCGTGAAACATAACGGAACGTCAATCTTTTCATACGTGACACAGCCGCTAACAGCGATGCGCTACCATTCACTTGTTGCAGCGCAAACGAGTTTGCCACAGTGTTTTGACATACTAGCGACAGCGATGGACGATGGAGAAATTATGGCAGTTCGTCACAATTATTATCCGTTATTCGGATTACAGTTTCATCCAGAATCAATCGCGACAGAAGAAGGCGGAAAGTTAATACGTGCCTTTTTAGGCGAAGTGAAGGAGGAGGAAAGAGTATGA
- the trpE gene encoding anthranilate synthase component I gives MVTKDEFMKQNEQGKAFLVIAEEEGDSITPISLYRRMKGKKKFLLESSQLHQDKGRYSYLGCNPYGEVKSVGTEVERTIYGRAEKLQGNVLQVLEKETRSAQVDSPFPFCGGAVGYIGYDVIRQYENIGADLHDPLNIPEVHLLLYREFIVYDHLRQKLSFVYVCREDDTASYEEVYERLQVYKEEVLQGEEAEVTEIRSTLSFTSSIKEKEFYAMVETAKEYIQAGDIFQVVLSQRLQSECIGDPFALYRKLRIANPSPYMFYIDFQNYVVLGSSPESLLSVREDKVMTNPIAGTRPRGRTKQEDAEIEKELLENEKERAEHMMLVDLGRNDIGRVSEIGSVTIDKYMKVEKYSHVMHIVSEVYGTLRKRMSGFDALAYCLPAGTVSGAPKIRAMEIINELENEKRNVYAGAVGYVSFSGNLDMALAIRTMVVKDEKAYVQAGAGIVYDSDPVAEYEETLNKARALLEVMK, from the coding sequence ATGGTGACAAAAGACGAATTTATGAAGCAAAACGAACAAGGAAAAGCATTTTTAGTAATCGCTGAAGAAGAAGGAGATAGCATTACGCCAATTTCTTTATATAGACGTATGAAGGGAAAGAAAAAGTTTTTATTAGAAAGCTCCCAGCTTCATCAAGATAAAGGACGCTATTCTTACTTAGGATGTAATCCGTATGGTGAAGTGAAAAGCGTTGGTACGGAAGTGGAACGAACGATTTATGGCCGGGCAGAAAAGCTGCAAGGTAACGTACTACAAGTGTTAGAAAAAGAAACCCGGTCAGCACAAGTAGACAGTCCATTCCCATTTTGCGGAGGAGCAGTTGGTTATATTGGCTATGACGTCATCCGGCAATATGAAAACATTGGTGCAGATTTACACGATCCATTGAATATTCCAGAAGTGCATCTTTTATTGTACCGTGAGTTTATCGTGTATGACCACTTACGCCAAAAATTATCATTTGTATATGTATGCAGGGAAGATGATACAGCTTCTTATGAAGAAGTATATGAAAGATTGCAAGTATATAAAGAGGAAGTGCTACAGGGAGAAGAAGCGGAAGTAACTGAAATAAGATCAACATTATCATTCACTTCCTCTATAAAAGAAAAAGAATTTTACGCGATGGTAGAAACCGCGAAAGAGTACATTCAGGCTGGGGACATATTCCAAGTCGTATTATCCCAGCGTTTGCAAAGTGAATGTATTGGTGATCCATTCGCGTTATACCGAAAACTTCGGATTGCCAATCCATCACCATATATGTTCTATATCGATTTTCAAAATTATGTTGTACTCGGTTCTTCGCCGGAAAGTTTGTTATCGGTAAGAGAGGATAAAGTAATGACGAATCCAATTGCCGGTACGAGGCCGAGAGGGAGAACGAAGCAGGAGGATGCGGAAATTGAGAAAGAACTGTTAGAAAATGAGAAAGAACGAGCGGAGCACATGATGCTTGTGGACCTTGGGCGGAATGATATTGGCAGAGTAAGTGAAATTGGATCCGTGACGATAGATAAATATATGAAAGTAGAAAAATACTCTCACGTTATGCACATTGTATCCGAAGTTTACGGAACATTGCGAAAACGAATGAGTGGATTTGATGCATTAGCGTATTGCTTACCAGCAGGAACAGTGTCAGGTGCTCCGAAAATTAGAGCGATGGAAATTATAAATGAGCTAGAGAATGAAAAAAGAAATGTATACGCAGGAGCAGTTGGATACGTTAGTTTTTCAGGGAATCTTGATATGGCGCTCGCCATTCGAACGATGGTTGTAAAGGATGAAAAAGCATACGTTCAGGCAGGAGCGGGAATTGTTTATGATTCAGACCCAGTAGCTGAATATGAAGAAACGTTAAATAAAGCGAGAGCACTATTGGAGGTAATGAAATGA